The sequence below is a genomic window from Mycobacterium heidelbergense.
AGATGTCGACGAACATCGTGTCGCCGCCGAAATCCTCTGCCACCAAACCGAATTCGGTGAGCTGCCCGCGGATCTTGGCCGGGTCGGCGCCCTCCTTGTCGATCTTGTTCACCGCCACCACGATCGGCACGTCGGCCGCCTGCGCGTGGTTGATGGCCTCCACCGTCTGCGGCATCACGCCGTCGTCGGCGGCGACCACCAGGACGGCGATGTCGGTGGCCTTGGCACCGCGGGCCCGCATGGCGGTGAACGCCTCGTGGCCCGGGGTGTCGATGAAGGTGATCAGCCGCTCGTCGCCGTCCAGGTCGACCCCGACCTGGTAGGCGCCGATGTGCTGGGTGATGCCGCCGGCCTCTTCCTCGCGGACGTTGGCCTTGCGGATGGTGTCCAGCAGCCGGGTCTTGCCGTGGTCGACGTGGCCCATCACGGTCACGACCGGTGGGCGGGTCTGCAGGTCTTCCTCGCCGCCCTCGTCCTCGCCGTAGGTGAGGTCGAACGACTCCAGCAGCTCGCGGTCCTCGTCCTCCGGGCTGACGACCTGGACGACGTAGTTCATCTCGCCGCCCAGCAGCTCGAGCGTCTCGTCGCCGACCGACTGGGTGGCCGTCACCATCTCGCCGAGGTTGAACAGCGCCTGCACCAGCGCGGCCGGGTTGGCGTTGATCTTGTCGGCGAAGTCGGACAGGGAGGCGCCGCGGGCCAGCCGGATCGTCTCGCCGTTGCCGTGCGGCAGCCGCACCCCACCGACGACCGGGGCCTGCATGTTCTCGTACTCGGCGCGTTTCGCCCGCTTGGACTTGCGGCCGCGCCGGGGCGCGCCGCCGGGACGGCCGAACGCGCCGGCGGCCCCACCGCGCTGACCGGGGCGGCCACCACCGCCACCGGGGCCACCACCGCCGCCGGGGCGGCCTCGAAAACCTCCCGAACCGCCGGCACCGGCTCCGGGTGCCGCGCCGACGCCACCGCCGCCGCGGTAGTTACCGCCGCCGCCGTCGCGACCACCGCCGGGCCCGCCAGGACGGCCGCCGCCGGGACGGCCTCCGCCGGGTCGCGGCGCGCCGGTGCGGGCGGGTCCACCGGCGCCGCCGGGGCGGGGCGGCATGCTGCCGGGCGACGCGCCGGGGCGCGGCGCTCCGGGCCGGGGCGCGCCGGGGCGCGGCGCCATCGGGCGCGGGATGGGCCGGTCGACGGGTTGCGCCGACGAGAACGGGTTGTTGCCGACGCGCGGGGTGCGGACGCCCGGCTTCGGCATCGGGCCGGGACGCGGGCCCGGCGTCATGCCGGGGGTCGGCGCTCCCGGCTGCCGGGGCTGCGGGTGGTCGGGAGGCGCCGACGGGCGCCCGGGTGCCGGCGGGGCGGGCGCCTCCACGGTCGTGGAGCCCGCCGCGGGCGGGGCCGGCGCGGCGGTCGCCTCGCCGTTGCCGGCGGCCTTGCTGATCGCCTTGTCGAGGGCCTTGTCGAGCGATTTGTCGGGCCCCTTGGCGGGCGCCTTTGCGGCGGCCTTTGCCGGGGCCTCGGCGGCCGGCTTGCCGCCCCCGAAGGACTCACGCAGCCGGCGGGCGACCGGCGCCTCCACCGTCGAGGACGCGGATTTGACGAATTCGCCCTGTTCGTTCAGCCGGGCGAGGACTTCCTTGCTGGTGACACCGAGTTCCTTTGCCAACTCGTGTACGCGGGCCTTACCTGCCACTACATCTCCTGTCTATGAGGCGACAGTCGTGGGCCGGCCGCGCCTCGGGTTTAGCTATGACACATGGTCATCGGGACTTCACGGTGTGCTCATGTTCTTTGCTACCTGTTCTGTTGCCGGGGCGATCGGGCGCACTGAGAAACTCAATGTGCTCGACCACCGCGGAGGTGTCCAGTGGACCGGCGATGCGCAACGCTTTGGTGAAAGCCCGCCGCCGAATCGCCTCTCGGGCGCACTGCGGCGAGGGATGCAGCCACGCACCCCGCCCCGGCAGGCTACTCCCCGTGTCAACGGTCGCGGCGCACTCGCCGTTCCCGGTTGCCACAGCCACCACTCGAAGCAGTTCGACGGCCAGCTCTCGCTTTCGGCACCCCACGCACGTCCGCACCGGTCCACCGGTGTGTCTGTGCGCCCTGCTGGTTCGGGGAACCGGAAGTTCGCGCTGGATCACGGCTCAGTCTAGCGTCACTTCACCGGAGGTCAGAACCGCCCAAGGATGCGCCGCGACGTCCGCTAACGCTCGTGCGCCATCCCGTGCGTGGCACCGTGTTCGGGCCGGCCCTCGGAATGGGCCTGGGAATGGGCCTGGGAATGGGCCTCCGAGCCGCCCGGCGAATCCCCGTGAATGTCGATGCGCCACCCGGTGAGCCGGGCGGCCAGCCGGGCGTTCTGGCCCTCCTTGCCGATGGCCAGCGATAGCTGGAAGTCGGGCACCACCACGCGGGCGGCCCGGGCGGTCTCGTCGATGATCGACACGGAGACCACCTTCGCGGGCGACAGGGCGTTGGCGACGAAGCGGGCCGGGTCCTCGTCGTAGTCGATGATGTCGATCTTCTCGCCGGAGAGCTCGCTCATCACGTTGCGGACCCGCTGCCCCATCGGGCCGATGCAGGCGCCCTTGGCGTTGAGGCCGGGAACGTTGGACCGCACCGCGATCTTGGAGCGGTGGCCGGCCTCGCGGGCCACCGCGACGATCTCGACCGATCCGTCGGCGATTTCGGGGACCTCCAGCGAGAACAGCTTGCGGACCAGGTTGGGGTGGGTGCGGGACAGGGTGATCACCGGCTCGCGGGACCCGCGGGTGACGCCGACGACGTAGCACCGGACGCGGTTGCCGTGCTCGTAGTTCTCACCGGGAACCTGCTCGGCCGCGGGGATGACGCCCTCGGAGGCCTTGGTCTCGGTGCCCATCCGGACGACGACCAGGCCGCGGGCGTTGGCCCGGCTGTCGCGCTGAATCACCCCGGCGACGATCTCCCCCTCGCGGGTGGAGAACTCGCCGTAGGTGCGCTCGTTTTCGGCGTCCCGGAATCGCTGCAGCATCACCTGGCGGGCGGTGGTGGCGGCGATGCGGCCGAAACCCTCGGGGGTGTCGTCCCATTCGCTGATGACGTTGCCGTCCTCGTCGACCTCGCTGGCGATCACGCGGACGACGCCGGTCTTGCGGTCGATCTCGATGCGCGCGTCCGTCTGATGGCCCTGGGTGTGCCGGTAGGCGGTGAGCAGCGCCGATTTGATCGTCTCCAGCAGTTCATTGACGGAGATGCCCCGATCGACCTCGATCGCGTGCAGCGCGGCCATGTCGATGTTCATGCTCCGGCCTCCGTCCTGTCGGCGCTGTCGGCGGTCGCCAGATCCAGCTCGGCCTGGGTTGGCGGCGAAAACTCAACCTGGACAACCGCTTTCGCGATTTCGCCGAGCGGGATCTCGCGCACCGCCCAGCCCCGGCCGTCGCGGACCACCAGCGCGACCGCGTGATCGCGCGTCTCGCCGACGCGGCCGGTCAGCCGCGACCCGTCCGACAGCGCGATCTCGACCTTGCGACCGCGGGCGCGGCGGAAGTGTTTCTCGCCGGTCAGCGGGCGGTCCACGCCGGGCGAGCTGATCTCGAGCACGTAGCTGTCGTGAACGCCGTCCAGGCCGTCCAGTAGAGCCGATGCCGAGCGCGACAGGTCCGCGATCGTGTCGAGGTCCAGGGGGTTGTCGCCGTCGGCGATCACCGTGATCCGCGGCGGGCTCGTCCGGGTGTCGAGGACCACGTCGTCGATTTCGTAGCCGGCACGCGCGAATTCGCCACCGAGTAGCTCGATCACCTGCGTCTGCGACGGTAGCCCGGTGGTCACGGCGAGCTCCTCATCTTGAGTTGTCCGGTCATCTGGCGGATGTCGCCGCCCGCGTGGCCTGCGGGGCGGCTTCCGGGTCCCGGCGGAACGCAGCCGCTGCCGTTCCGCGAGAGTCAGCTATCAACGATACGCCAGGACCGGCGGGGCACGGCGTGACGGCCGGGTGGCCACGGCCCCGGGGCCCGGCCCGCTGATGGCAGGATGTTGCTGTGCCCAGCGCAGGACCCGTCACCAACAGGCGGGGCGTACTCGCCGGCGGCGCGGCCCTCGCCGCGCTCGGGCTGGTGACGGCCGCCTGCGGCGAATCCCCGCCCAAGCCGCCGCCCGTCGAGGACCTGTTGGGGCCGTTGGACCAGGCCCGCAAGGACAGCGCGCTCGCGGGCGCCGCCGCCGCGGCCGTCGGTAACCCGCCCCAGATCGCGGCGGCGCTGACGGTGGTCGCCACCCAGCGCGCCGCGCACGCCCGCGCACTGTCCACCGAGATCTCCCGGGCGGCCGGCAAGCTCGCCACCTCGGCGAGCGAGACGACCAGTCCCAGCCCGGCCGAACCGGCGGGCCCGCCACCCCCGCCGCCGCCGGTCTCCGACGTCATCGATTCGCTGAAGGCATCGGCCGAGAGCGCCGGCCGCCTGGTGGCCACCTCGTCGGGCTATCGGGCGGGGCTGCTCGCCTCCATCGCCGCCTCCTGCACCGCGTCGTCCACAGTGGCGCTGGTGCCCGGGGGTCCCTCGATATGAGCTCCGGCAAGGACGCCGACAACGCGGCCCTGTGCGACGCGCTGGCCATCGAGCACTCGACCATCTACGGCTACGGCATCGTGTCCGCGCTGTCGCCCCCCAGCGTCAACGACCTGGTGGTGGAGGCCCTGGGCCAGCACCGCCAGCGCCGCGACGACGTCATCGCGATGCTGGCCGCCCGCAAGGTCAACGCGCCGGTCGCCGCCGCCGGCTACCAGCTGCCCATGCTGATCGGCAGCGCGGCGGACGCGGCGCGCCTGGCGGCGCGGATGGAGAACGACGGCGCGACGGCGTGGCGCGCCGTGATCGAGCACGCCGAGACGGCGGACGACCGGGCGTTCGCCTCGACGGCTCTGACGCAGAGCGCGGTCATGGCCGCCAGGTGGAACCGGGTGCTGGGCGCCTGGCCGATCACGACGAGCTTCCCGGGCGGCAACGAGTAGCCCGCTAACCGGTCAGCACCGCCGCGATGTCGGCGGACAGCGAGGCCCCGGCGGTCAGCTGGCGGGTTTCCCCGCCGTAGCGGTCGCGCAGCTCGACCACGCCGTCCGCCCAGCCGCGCCCCACCACGACGATCCACGGCACGCCCAGCAGCTCGGCGTCCTTGAACTTCACCCCGGGCGAGGCCGACCGGTCGTCGAGCAGCACCTCGACGCCCAGCCGGTCCAGCTCGCCGGCCAGCGCGACGGCCCCGGCGCGGGCCTCGGCGTCCTTGTTGGCGATCACCAGGTGGACGTCGAACGGCGCGACCGCCGGCGGCCAGCGCAGGCCCAGCTCGTCGTGGTGCTGTTCGGCGATGACGGCCACCATCCGCGACACCCCCAGGCCGTAGGAGCCCATGGTCAGCCGCACCGGCTTGCCGTCCTCGCCGAGCACGTCGACGGCGAAGGCGTCGGTGTATTTGCGGCCCAGCTGGAAGATGTGCCCGATCTCGATGCCGCGCGCCGACACTAATGGACCAGCACGGTCCGGCGACAAATCGCCGTCGCGTACCTCGGCCGCCTCGATGGTGCCGTCGGCGGTGAAGTCCCGGCCGGCCACCAGCCCGACGACGTGCCGGCCGGGCTCATCCGCCCCGGTGATCCAGCTGGTGCCGTCCACCACCCGCGGGTCGACCAGATAGCGAACGCCGTTGTCGCGCAACGCCTTCGGCCCGATGTAGCCCTTCACCAGGAACGGATGCCCGGCGAAGTCGGCGTCGTCGAGGAAGGCGTACTCGGACGGCTCCAGCGCCGCGCCCAGCCGCTTGTCGTCGACCTCGCGGTCCCCCGGCAGCCCGATGGCCAGCAGCTCCCAGTCCCCGTCGGGCTGGCGGACCTTGAGCAGGACGTTCTTCAGGGTGTCGGCGGCGGTGACGGCGCGGCCAAGACCGGCCCCGCCGGCGGCGTTGGCCCAGTCCACCAGGGTGGCGATCGTCGGGGTGTCGCCGGTGTCGTGGACCTTCGCCTCGGGCAGCCCATCGGTCGGCCGGGCCTCGGGGCGCGCGGTGACGACCGCCTCGACGTTGGCGGCGTACCCGGACTCGAGGCAGCGCACGAAGGTGTCCTCGCCGACCGGGCTCTCGGCCAAAAACTCCTCGGAGGCACTGCCGCCCATCGCCCCCGACACCGCGGACACGATGACGTAGCGCACCCGCAGCCGGGAGAAGATGCGCTGATAGGCCTCGCGGTGGGCGTGATAGGCGGCCTTGAGCCCGGCGTCGTCGACGTCGAAGGAGTAGGAGTCCTTCATCAGGAACTCCCGCACGCGCAGGATGCCGGCCCGCGGCCGGGCCTCGTCGCGGTACTTGTTCTGGATCTGGAACAGCAGCAGCGGGAAGTCCTTGTAGGAGCTGTATTCTCCCTTGACGGCGAGGGCGAAGAGCTCCTCGTGGGTGGGGCCCAGCAGGTAGTCGTTGCCGCGGCGGTCCTGCAGCCGAAACACGCTCTCGCCGTATTCGGTCCACCGGTTCGTCGTCTCGTACGGGGCGCGCGGCAGCAGGGCGGGGAACAGGATCTCCTGCCCGCCGATGGCGTTCATCTCCTCGCGGACGACGCGTTCGATCTTGCGCAGCACCCGCAGCCCCAGCGGCAGCCAGCTGTACAGCCCGGGCGCGACGGGCCGGATGTAGCCGGCGCGGATCAGAAGCCGGTGGCTGGGCACTTCGGCGTCGGCGGGATCGTCGCGCAGGGTGCGCAAAAACAGCTCGGACATCCGGGTGATCACAGCGGGCAAGCCTAGCGGTTCTGCTCGCCGATCGAGCCTGCGCCTAGGGCGCGCAAATTTGCGAAAACCCGCTCTGGGCGCAGACTCGATGCCGCCACCGCAGGCTCGCACCTCAGGCGTTCCTCAGCTAGGCGCGCTACGTTAACGCGCATGGGTGATCGGCGTCGGCCCGTCGTCGTGATTTTGACCGTTCTGTATTCGATCGAAGTGATCGGGATCCTTTGGGCCGCAGTGGTTGTCGCGAACCTAGGGGCGGGACTGCCCGCGTTGTCGTTGGTCGCGGCCGCGGCTTTGGTGGGCTGGCATGCGGTAGCTCTGCTCCGTCTGCACGCTCGCAGGTTGAGCGTGCAGGGGTTGGCCATCCAGTCGGTCGTGCTGATCGCCGCCATAGCGTTGGCCACTCAGCGGCCGTGGGCCGGCGCGGCGGGGATCGTCGTGGCCGCCGGCGTGCTGGCGGGGTGGGGCCGGCTGGCCGCGCCGGACCGGTCGGCCGAACCGGCGGCCGCGTCGCCCGTCACGCCGTTGCCGGAGGGGCGCCGCCCGTCCGGCGTCGTCGTGGTGCTGCTCACCGCGGCGCTGGTGCTGGGCGCGCTCAGCGTGCGCGGCGGAATCGTCGTCGGCCTGGTGGTTTTGGCGATCATCTTCGTACCGCTGGAGCAGCTGTTCGCGCTGCGCCCGCGCCGGATACTGCGGGCGGGATGGCGCACCGACGTGGTCCATTACCTGATCAACGGGGCCGCGCTCAAGGTCGGCGTCGTCGCCGCGGTGGCGGTGGTCGGCACCGTCCTGCGCGCCTTCGTCCCCGCACCGTGTCGCGCCGCGATCGCCGCGAGCCCGGGCTGGGCGCAGATCGTCGCCGCGCTGGCGATCGCCACCGTCGGCGGGTACGCGGGACACCGTGCCGCGCACGAGGTTCCGCTGTTGTGGCGGTTCCACCGCGTCCACCACAGCGTCCGGGAGCTGGACTGGCTGGCCGCGAACCACCTGCATCCGCTCGATCAGATCTTCATCCGCTCCGCCGCGGTGCTGCCGCTGTACGCGCTCGGCTTCGGCCGGGTCAGCTTGGGCGCCTTCGTCGTCCTGACCACGCTGCAGGCGATTTTCATCCACGCCAACGTGCGGCTCATGTTCGGGCCGCTGAGATGGGTGATCGCCACCCCGCAGTTCCACCACTGGCATCACGCCCGCGAACCGCGGGCCTACAACTCCAACTACGCCGGGGAGTTCCCGGCCGTGGATGCGCTGTTCGGCACCCTGTACCTGCCCGCCGACCGGTGGCCCGCGCAGTACGGCGTCGACGACGGCGAACCCGCCGGGTACCTGCGGCAGCTCGTGTGGCCGCTGCGGTCGCGCGCGGCTCAGGCCGGGCGGGCCTGACGGCGGCTACAGCTCGCCGGAGTCGATCGCGTCCTTGACCTCTTGCGCGTGGGCGACCTGCGCGGGGGTGTAGCCGATGAACAGCGCCGCACCGCCGACCAGGACGGCCGCGCCGGCCACCCAGAGCAGGCCGTAGGTGTAGCCGTGGTCGAGCGCATGCAGCTGCAGGTCGTTCATGAACTTCACCGGGCCGGTGGTGCCGCCCAGGTACAGCGTGCGCGAGGTGATCACGGCCTGGATGACGGCCAGCACCAGCGGCCCGCCGAGGCTCTGCGCCATCAGCGCGATGGCCGACACCGGGCCGATCTGGTCGAAGCCGACGCCGGCGATCGCCGACAGCGTCAGCGGGACGACGACCATGCCGATACCGACGCTGCCGACCACGATGAGCACCGCCAGGCCGGGGAAATACGGGATGCCGCGGTGCACGAACGCCGAGCCGTACAACATCGCCCCCAGCAGCAGGATCCCGCCGCCGATGGTCAACACCCGCGGCGAGAACCGCGACACCAGCTGCGAGGACACGCCCAGGCCGATCCCCATCGCGATGACGAACGGGATGAAGCTGACGCCCGCGCGCAGCGCGCTGTAGCCCAGGATGTCCTGCACGTACAGGCCCATGCACACCGTCAGGCTGAACATGACGCCGCCGGCCAAGAAGATCGCGGCGAACGTCACCAGCCGGTTGCGGTCGCGGAACAGGTCGAACGGCACGACGGGGTTTTCGGCGGTGCGCTCCACGATGGCGAAAGCAATGGTGGCCGCCAGCGCCACGCCGGCCGAGCCGAGGGTGGTGACCGAGATCCAGCCCTTCTCCGGGCCCATCGAGAAGGCGAAGACCGCCGCGGTGCACGCCAGCGTGGCCAGCATGGCCCCGGTGGCGTCGAGCTTCATCCGCTCCCTGTTGGTCTCCCGCAGCGCGGTGCGGGCCAGGTAGATCATCACCAGCCCGATCGGCACGTTCACCAGGAACGCCAGCCGCCAGGACACCTCGGTGAGCGCCCCGCCGACCACCAGGCCCACCACCGAGCCGACGGCGGTCATCGCGGCGAACACCGCCGTCGCGGCGTTGCGCGCCGGGCCCTTCGGGAAGGTGGTCGCCACCAGCGCCAGGCCCGTCGGCGACGCGATGGCCGATCCGATGCCCTGCAAGAGCCGGGCGATGACCATCGTCACCTCGTCCCAGGCGACCGCGCACAGCACCGAGGAGATGGTGAACAGCGCGACGCCGACGATGAAGGTGCGCTTGCGCCCGATGGTGTCGCCGAGCCGCCCGCCGAGCAGCATCAGGCCGCCGAAGGTGAGCACGTACGCGGTGATGACCCAGCTGCGGCCGGCGTCCGACAGGCTCAGCTCGTTCTGGATCTTGGGGAGCGCGACGATGGCGACGGTGCTGTCCATGGTCGCCAGCAGTTGCATCCCGCCGATGGCGACCACGGCCGCGATGAAGCGCTGGGACGGCAGCCAGGTGGGGTAGTACTTGCTGATGCGTGATGAGGCGGTCTCCGCCGGGCGCGCCTGGCGCATCGGGGCCGGACGATCGGGGCGCGCGGAGGTCCAGTTGTGGACCGCGCGCTCTGTGTCGTTGAGAGCCGTCATAACGGGTTACCTTACAGTAATCTTAAGAATTGTTTAAACGCCGAACGCCACTTGGGCCCTTTCGAGGCCCGCGACGGCGCCGATGACGATGATCGCGGGTGGTCGGATCCCCTCGCCGCGGATCTTCTCCGGCGTGTCGGCGAGGGTGGCCCGCACCGTCTGCTGGGCCGCCGTCGTTCCGTGCTGGACCACCAACACCGGCGTATCCGCAGGTCGGCCGCCTCTCAGCAGCACCTCGACGAAAAGCTCGATGCGTTCGACGGCCATCAGCAAGACGATGGTGCCGGTCATCGCGGCCAATGCGTCCCAATTCACTAACGATTCGGGGTGGCCGGGCGCGACGTGGCCGCTGACCACCACGAATTCGTGATTGATCGCCCGATGCGTGACCGGGACGCCGGCCAGGGCCGGCACGCCTATGGCGCTCGTCACACCGGGCACCACGGTCACCGGGATTCCGGCCTCGGCGCATGCCAACACCTCCTCGTAGCCGCGCGCGAAGACGAAGGGGTCCCCGCCCTTGAGGCGGACCACGAAGCGCCCGGCCCGGGCCCGCTCGATCATGGCGTCGTTGATCGCGTCCTGGGCCATGGCCCGCCCGTACGGGATCTTCGCGGCGTCAATGACTTCCACGTGCGGTGGCAGCTCGGCGAGCAGTTCGGGCGGCGCGAGCCGGTCGGCGACGACGACGTCGGCCTGGGCGAGCAGGCGGCGCCCGCGCACGGTGATCAGTTCGGGGTCGCCGGGGCCGCCGCCGACCAGCGCCACCCCGCCCTTGACGACGTCGTCGCTCTCGCTGCCCCCGGTGATGACGCCCGTCTGCAGCGCCTCGCGGATGGCCGAGCGGATCGCCGCCGACCGGCGGTGCTCGCCGCCAGCCAGCACCCCCACCGACAGCCCGGCGTAGCTGAAGGTCGCCGGGGTGACCGCGGTCCCCTCG
It includes:
- the infB gene encoding translation initiation factor IF-2, translating into MAGKARVHELAKELGVTSKEVLARLNEQGEFVKSASSTVEAPVARRLRESFGGGKPAAEAPAKAAAKAPAKGPDKSLDKALDKAISKAAGNGEATAAPAPPAAGSTTVEAPAPPAPGRPSAPPDHPQPRQPGAPTPGMTPGPRPGPMPKPGVRTPRVGNNPFSSAQPVDRPIPRPMAPRPGAPRPGAPRPGASPGSMPPRPGGAGGPARTGAPRPGGGRPGGGRPGGPGGGRDGGGGNYRGGGGVGAAPGAGAGGSGGFRGRPGGGGGPGGGGGRPGQRGGAAGAFGRPGGAPRRGRKSKRAKRAEYENMQAPVVGGVRLPHGNGETIRLARGASLSDFADKINANPAALVQALFNLGEMVTATQSVGDETLELLGGEMNYVVQVVSPEDEDRELLESFDLTYGEDEGGEEDLQTRPPVVTVMGHVDHGKTRLLDTIRKANVREEEAGGITQHIGAYQVGVDLDGDERLITFIDTPGHEAFTAMRARGAKATDIAVLVVAADDGVMPQTVEAINHAQAADVPIVVAVNKIDKEGADPAKIRGQLTEFGLVAEDFGGDTMFVDISAKQGTNIEALLEAVVLTADAALDLRANPDMEAQGVAIEAHLDRGRGPVATVLIQRGTLHVGDSVVAGDAYGRVRRMVDEHGEDIEAALPSRPVQVIGFTSVPGAGDNFLVVDEDRIARQIADRRSARKRNALAARSRKRISLEDLDSALKETSQLNLILKGDNAGTVEALEEALMGIEIDDEVALRVIDRGVGGITETNVNLASASDAIIIGFNVRAEGKATELANREGVEIRYYSVIYQAIDEIEKALRGMLKPIYEENQLGRAEIRALFRSSKVGLIAGCLVTGGIMRRNAKARLLRDNIVVAENITIASLRREKDDVTEVREGFECGMTLGYSDIKEGDVIESYELVQKERV
- a CDS encoding YlxR family protein translates to MIQRELPVPRTSRAHRHTGGPVRTCVGCRKRELAVELLRVVAVATGNGECAATVDTGSSLPGRGAWLHPSPQCAREAIRRRAFTKALRIAGPLDTSAVVEHIEFLSAPDRPGNRTGSKEHEHTVKSR
- the nusA gene encoding transcription termination factor NusA gives rise to the protein MNIDMAALHAIEVDRGISVNELLETIKSALLTAYRHTQGHQTDARIEIDRKTGVVRVIASEVDEDGNVISEWDDTPEGFGRIAATTARQVMLQRFRDAENERTYGEFSTREGEIVAGVIQRDSRANARGLVVVRMGTETKASEGVIPAAEQVPGENYEHGNRVRCYVVGVTRGSREPVITLSRTHPNLVRKLFSLEVPEIADGSVEIVAVAREAGHRSKIAVRSNVPGLNAKGACIGPMGQRVRNVMSELSGEKIDIIDYDEDPARFVANALSPAKVVSVSIIDETARAARVVVPDFQLSLAIGKEGQNARLAARLTGWRIDIHGDSPGGSEAHSQAHSQAHSEGRPEHGATHGMAHER
- the rimP gene encoding ribosome maturation factor RimP encodes the protein MTTGLPSQTQVIELLGGEFARAGYEIDDVVLDTRTSPPRITVIADGDNPLDLDTIADLSRSASALLDGLDGVHDSYVLEISSPGVDRPLTGEKHFRRARGRKVEIALSDGSRLTGRVGETRDHAVALVVRDGRGWAVREIPLGEIAKAVVQVEFSPPTQAELDLATADSADRTEAGA
- a CDS encoding ferritin-like domain-containing protein — its product is MSSGKDADNAALCDALAIEHSTIYGYGIVSALSPPSVNDLVVEALGQHRQRRDDVIAMLAARKVNAPVAAAGYQLPMLIGSAADAARLAARMENDGATAWRAVIEHAETADDRAFASTALTQSAVMAARWNRVLGAWPITTSFPGGNE
- a CDS encoding proline--tRNA ligase gives rise to the protein MITRMSELFLRTLRDDPADAEVPSHRLLIRAGYIRPVAPGLYSWLPLGLRVLRKIERVVREEMNAIGGQEILFPALLPRAPYETTNRWTEYGESVFRLQDRRGNDYLLGPTHEELFALAVKGEYSSYKDFPLLLFQIQNKYRDEARPRAGILRVREFLMKDSYSFDVDDAGLKAAYHAHREAYQRIFSRLRVRYVIVSAVSGAMGGSASEEFLAESPVGEDTFVRCLESGYAANVEAVVTARPEARPTDGLPEAKVHDTGDTPTIATLVDWANAAGGAGLGRAVTAADTLKNVLLKVRQPDGDWELLAIGLPGDREVDDKRLGAALEPSEYAFLDDADFAGHPFLVKGYIGPKALRDNGVRYLVDPRVVDGTSWITGADEPGRHVVGLVAGRDFTADGTIEAAEVRDGDLSPDRAGPLVSARGIEIGHIFQLGRKYTDAFAVDVLGEDGKPVRLTMGSYGLGVSRMVAVIAEQHHDELGLRWPPAVAPFDVHLVIANKDAEARAGAVALAGELDRLGVEVLLDDRSASPGVKFKDAELLGVPWIVVVGRGWADGVVELRDRYGGETRQLTAGASLSADIAAVLTG
- a CDS encoding sterol desaturase family protein; translated protein: MGDRRRPVVVILTVLYSIEVIGILWAAVVVANLGAGLPALSLVAAAALVGWHAVALLRLHARRLSVQGLAIQSVVLIAAIALATQRPWAGAAGIVVAAGVLAGWGRLAAPDRSAEPAAASPVTPLPEGRRPSGVVVVLLTAALVLGALSVRGGIVVGLVVLAIIFVPLEQLFALRPRRILRAGWRTDVVHYLINGAALKVGVVAAVAVVGTVLRAFVPAPCRAAIAASPGWAQIVAALAIATVGGYAGHRAAHEVPLLWRFHRVHHSVRELDWLAANHLHPLDQIFIRSAAVLPLYALGFGRVSLGAFVVLTTLQAIFIHANVRLMFGPLRWVIATPQFHHWHHAREPRAYNSNYAGEFPAVDALFGTLYLPADRWPAQYGVDDGEPAGYLRQLVWPLRSRAAQAGRA
- a CDS encoding MFS transporter, which produces MTALNDTERAVHNWTSARPDRPAPMRQARPAETASSRISKYYPTWLPSQRFIAAVVAIGGMQLLATMDSTVAIVALPKIQNELSLSDAGRSWVITAYVLTFGGLMLLGGRLGDTIGRKRTFIVGVALFTISSVLCAVAWDEVTMVIARLLQGIGSAIASPTGLALVATTFPKGPARNAATAVFAAMTAVGSVVGLVVGGALTEVSWRLAFLVNVPIGLVMIYLARTALRETNRERMKLDATGAMLATLACTAAVFAFSMGPEKGWISVTTLGSAGVALAATIAFAIVERTAENPVVPFDLFRDRNRLVTFAAIFLAGGVMFSLTVCMGLYVQDILGYSALRAGVSFIPFVIAMGIGLGVSSQLVSRFSPRVLTIGGGILLLGAMLYGSAFVHRGIPYFPGLAVLIVVGSVGIGMVVVPLTLSAIAGVGFDQIGPVSAIALMAQSLGGPLVLAVIQAVITSRTLYLGGTTGPVKFMNDLQLHALDHGYTYGLLWVAGAAVLVGGAALFIGYTPAQVAHAQEVKDAIDSGEL